From the Theileria equi strain WA chromosome 4 map unlocalized gcontig_1105316255041, whole genome shotgun sequence genome, one window contains:
- a CDS encoding hypothetical protein (encoded by transcript BEWA_048290A), whose translation MSNNGSVNIGNNYSEKIYADACQHVINISRRNDKPTGYKQYIHTLPKGNWNSGSYYLGGIHHNGTIQYGFKYIRSCHTNVVVYYWSHDEDNFCPLLIRVRKTWLSWNSDYYYEYYIPTGIGSNKWKRLDQGNNVYSRLTNIINNGFRNIVALKLDAPTNESYYANGDPNQAPDINSDVKIQVSGPGVVHTDYNKYTHRLEKGGLMNILCTKHQGKHKSFKQSVLGTTYDSASVFYSKNDTGRKKPLILQLGYSDFYRLDGEKWVKDTGIKSSELKTALEKENGAHIINISEGGQYSCSSLNCRQEIQVTPSQEGSHHYIRKRHHLQNVSFSVSSFVGSSKKSQTGLSSPTDINEVNVFWHPLNDGKPLLIQFSAKWYKKTKEDNEWEEVKEGTDKPKNYTDTGNKEKIKKLLQKIDQEIKQLGLESRSEGAGEQDQAEESDDEVSDQSILPTILWSTFGSGLGGSAIGVTIWKWPTIMSFLITRV comes from the exons ATGAGTAATAATGGAT CTGTTAACATCGGTAACAACTATTCTGAAAAAATATATGCGGATGCATGTCAACATGTCATTAACATTAGCAGAAGGAATGACAAACCTACAGGCTATAAGCAATATATTCATACACTTCCAAAAGGCAATTGGAACTCGGGATCTTATTACCTAGGTGGCATTCATCACAATGGAACTATACAATATGGGTTTAAATATATCAGGTCTTGCCATACTAACGTTGTGGTTTACTATTGGAGCCATGATGAGGATAATTTCTGTCCCTTACTCATTAGAGTAAGAAAAACATGGCTCTCTTGGAATAGTGATTATTACTATGAGTATTACATTCCTACGGGTATAGGTTCTAACAAGTGGAAAAGACTTGATCAAGGTAACAATGTTTATAGCAGACTTACAAATATTATCAACAATGGTTTTAGAAATATAGTTGCTCTCAAGTTAGATGCACCAACCAATGAAAGCTACTATGCCAATGGAGATCCAAACCAAGCTCCAGATATAAATTCAGATGTTAAGATACAGGTTTCAGGACCAGGAGTTGTACATACAGATTACAACAAATACACTCACCGTTTAGAAAAGGGTGGACTCATGAACATTTTATGCACAAAACATCAGGGAAAACATAAATCATTCAAACAATCTGTACTAGGTACTACGTATGATAGTGCCTCAGTATTCTACTCAAAGAATGATACTGGACGTAAAAAGCCTCTCATTCTTCAGCTCGGCTACAGTGACTTTTATAGAttagatggtgaaaagtgGGTTAAAGATACTGGTATAAAATCTAGTGAACTGAAAACTGCACTGgaaaaagaaaatggaGCACATATAATTAATATTTCCGAAGGGGGACAATACTCATGTAGTTCCCTTAACTGTAGGCAAGAAATTCAGGTAACACCTAGTCAAGAGGGTAGTCACCATTACATTAGGAAAAGGCATCATCTTCAGAATGTCTCATTTTCTGTTTCCTCGTTTGTTGGATCCAGTAAAAAGTCTCAAACAGGtctttcttctccaacTGATATAAATGAGGTAAACGTCTTCTGGCATCCTCTGAACGATGGTAAGCCGCTGCTCATTCAATTCTCAGCtaaatggtacaaaaaaACAAAGGAAGATAATGAATGGGAGGAAGTAAAGGAAGGTACTGATAAGCCAAAAAACTATACTGATACTGGTAACAAGGAAAAGATTAAGAAGCTTCTCCAGAAAATTGATCAAGAGATTAAACAACTCGGACTAGAATCACGTTCTGAAGGAGCTGGAGAACAAGACCAAGCTGAAGAATCCGATGATGAAGTTTCTGATCAATCAATCCTTCCTACTATATTATGGAGTACCTTCGGAAGTGGACTAGGTGGATCTGCCATCGGTGTTACTATCTGGAAATGGCCTACTATAATGTCATTTCTAATCACTCGTGTGTAG
- a CDS encoding hypothetical protein (encoded by transcript BEWA_048300A) → MDSDGSDIPDKFLNELTSSITPQIVTNTNKRGEMLTRLLTHYVNAYNNTSEKFKSIESSLVSTTEAIRGNIGNLLERGELIDSIVSKSEDLRDSTFAFRNTAKLENSSFISRFLYENIKNKRIFIALTVFLNVLIKHGLG, encoded by the exons ATGGACTCGGACGGTTCTGATATCCCAGACAAATTTCTG AACGAGCTAACATCTAGCATAACTCCACAGATTGTTACAAATACAAACAAAAGGGGCGAAATGCTCACACGTTTACTCACTCACTATGTG AACGCATATAATAACACTAGCGAGAAGTTTAAATCGATAGAATCATCCCTTGTCAGTACCACCGAGGCAATTAGAGGGAATATAG GAAACCTCTTGGAGAGGGGAGAGTTGATCGATTCTATAGTTTCAAAATCAGAGGACTTGAGGGACAGTACCTTTGCGTTCAGAAATACCGCAAAGCTGGAAAACTCTTCATTCATTTCCCGTTTTCTCTATGAgaatattaaaaacaaacGCATTTTTATCGCACTCACGGTATTTTTGAATGTCTTGATAAAGCATGGTTTAGGTTAG
- a CDS encoding hypothetical protein (encoded by transcript BEWA_048280A) translates to MSVSGDGNTLKLEVSRKCGKDNSVCNCLPKPAGIEAIKDSNPLNATGFVALTHSNKGKTFTLLKSLGDEEELGEELQDGPIGGVKEVSVYYWDQDKGCDTPLLLKITKQDHVTPLYYLKYERGEAGTSDTHIWKEYTLSGGISLQALLDDRNLGRSNRIPLYLNEPEKPLDVQSDIAKSVSIQLVPHTPQLTETDYRVTEYKLNGQNGTRFSRVMLDKNRVNGIKIPDEAISSVKLYSSMEISEVPIMLQFIKGGGNSEWFHTQGGNGTQWGELESTGNFYKDGKPTEELTNKLDGFACEHHNAITMDISYDKSTGKGQTCSGSKEEKISVEKGEVKLDGTRKTEYTKYSITSDNKLANIKFYPGGNNQNRKKVSARALNFPVPGPVDIYTFYSDKNDPVLIYLDASGSAKSQVTGWYRKQRNGGDKKPWKRTYRKLQHIKKQDLDDHTLECTKWNALADILRERSTSDLPTCSEPTARSGEQGSQTEEGKEDSKEDDESSDEESERVEAEECKEEKKDSSHPDATGKALGADPPIVKPAGTSGIPGKADTPPTATDSSDQTTGYSRTYPVTDDVGKASSSAEDGVSWGPASTGSVLLGRTLEVEEGGRRVIALPSRLASVMPEANPSLEADVGPQPEVGKVQVSIGGTNDQWSQVPGVSGALQLTTPEGAVARILSLDAAPAPEPRGLTGNNGRDGEKGDEQAVTDEVKGTSRDPSTSSGPQENTVSEPKEQTTEQERKVAPYDRGDNQEYSGKGAQHVLKPAPGSRYTDGRDAGEKGEESTKAEATVGNPDEEGASEAEEVKTVRGAHSKGIPSQEQELQKSRSEESVSKSAKQPGQESEDKVEKREKEEEGAKAPAPPPPQPEQLTDPVSGGILSWSAFGTSSGTLAGAGSLTGLGWWAFKRSRGDPWVRQI, encoded by the coding sequence atgagtgtGAGTGGAGATGGAAACACACTAAAACTAGAGGTAAGCAGGAAATGTGGAAAAGATAATTCAGTATGCAATTGTCTTCCTAAGCCTGCTGGCATAGAAGCCATTAAGGATTCTAATCCTCTTAACGCTACAGGCTTTGTTGCCCTTACCCATTCCAACAAGGGAAAAACATTCACTCTACTCAAAAGTCTAGGTGATGAAGAGGAGCTAGGTGAGGAACTACAAGATGGACCAATCGGCGGTGTTAAGGAAGTCTCAGTTTACTATTGGGACCAAGATAAGGGTTGTGATACTCCACTTCTTCTGAAAATTACTAAACAGGATCATGTTACACCACTATATTACCTAAAATATGAGAGAGGTGAGGCCGGAACTTCTGACACACATATCTGGAAGGAATATACCCTTTCCGGAGGGATATCCCTACAAGCCTTATTGGATGATAGGAATCTAGGCAGAAGCAACCGCATTCCTCTCTATCTTAATGAACCTGAGAAGCCTCTAGATGTGCAGTCCGATATTGCAAAGAGTGTAAGTATACAACTTGTTCCACATACTCCTCAGCTTACAGAGACAGATTACAGGGTTACCGAATATAAGCTTAATGGCCAAAACGGTACTAGATTTTCTAGAGTAATGCTGGATAAAAATAGGGTAAATGGTATTAAGATTCCAGATGAGGCAATTTCTAGCGTCAAgctttattcttccatggAGATATCTGAGGTTCCCATAATGCTCCAGTTCATAAAGGGTGGAGGAAATTCTGAATGGTTTCATACTCAAGGTGGAAATGGTACCCAATGGGGAGAGCTTGAAAGTACTGGTAATTTCTATAAGGATGGCAAACCTACTGAAGAACTCACTAATAAACTAGATGGATTTGCTTGTGAACATCACAATGCAATCACTATGGATATTTCATATGACAAGTCTACGGGAAAAGGTCAGACTTGTTCTGGTAGTAAGGAGGAGAAGATTTCTGTCGAGAAAGGAGAAGTCAAACTAGATGGCACCAGAAAAACAGAGTATACAAAATACTCCATTACAAGCGATAACAAGTTGGctaatataaaattttatccAGGTGGTAACAATCAGAATAGAAAGAAGGTATCTGCTAGAGCATTAAACTTTCCTGTTCCTGGTCCAGTGGATATCTACACATTCTACtctgataaaaatgatccGGTATTAATATATCTTGACGCCTCTGGAAGTGCAAAATCCCAGGTCACAGGCTGGTACAGAAAGCAAAGAAATGGTGGTGACAAAAAACCATGGAAGAGGACCTATCGCAAACTTCAGCATATTAAGAAACAGGATTTAGATGATCACACCCTTGAGTGCACTAAATGGAACGCACTAGCAGACATATTAAGAGAACGTAGTACTAGTGACTTACCAACTTGTTCTGAACCAACTGCACGTTCTGGAGAACAAGGATCCCAAACTGAGGAAGGGAAAGAAGACTCCAAGGAAGACGATGAATCtagtgatgaagaatctgaaagGGTTGAAGCTGAGGAATGtaaggaagagaagaaagacTCATCTCATCCTGATGCTACTGGTAAAGCCCTTGGTGCTGACCCTCCTATTGTTAAACCTGCTGGTACCTCTGGAATACCTGGTAAAGCTGATACTCCTCCTACTGCTACTGATTCATCTGACCAAACTACTGGATATTCTCGTACTTACCCTGTTACTGATGATGTTGGTAAAGCTAGTAGTAGTGCTGAAGATGGAGTATCATGGGGACCAGCATCAACAGGTTCAGTATTACTAGGAAGAACTTTAGAAGtagaagaaggaggaagacGAGTAATAGCTCTACCAAGTAGATTAGCATCAGTAATGCCTGAAGCCAACCCATCTCTCGAAGCTGATGTAGGTCCTCAACCTGAAGTTGGTAAAGTACAGGTCTCTATTGGTGGTACCAATGATCAATGGAGCCAGGTTCCAGGAGTTTCTGGTGCACTACAACTGACCACTCCTGAAGGAGCAGTTGCTCGTATTCTATCTCTTGATGCTGCTCCCGCTCCTGAACCTAGAGGACTTACTGGTAATAATGGTAGGGACGGTGAAAAGGGTGATGAACAAGCTGTTACTGATGAAGTTAAAGGCACTAGCAGAGATCCTTCCACCTCTTCTGGACCTCAAGAGAATACTGTCTCTGAACCTAAAGAACAAACTACCGAACAAGAAAGGAAGGTTGCTCCATATGATAGAGGAGATAATCAAGAATATTCTGGTAAAGGTGCTCAACATGTACTTAAACCTGCTCCTGGTAGTAGATATACTGATGGTAGAGATGCTGGTGAAAAAGGTGAAGAATCTACTAAAGCTGAAGCTACTGTTGGCAATCCTGATGAAGAGGGTGCTAGTGAAGCTGAAGAAGTTAAAACTGTAAGAGGAGCACATAGTAAAGGCATACCATCTCAAGAACAAGAACTACAAAAATCACgttctgaagaatctgtCTCTAAATCTGCTAAACAACCTGGacaagaatctgaagaCAAAGTTGAGAAAAGagagaaagaagaggaaggCGCTAAAGCTCCTGCTCCTCCACCTCCTCAACCTGAACAACTTACTGATCCTGTTTCTGGAGGTATACTATCATGGTCGGCATTTGGAACAtcctctggtactcttgccggagctggcTCTCTcactggacttggttggtgggcatttaaacgttctagagGAGACCcctgggttagacagatttga
- a CDS encoding adaptin, alpha, putative (encoded by transcript BEWA_048310A) → MAPKYIRGLVNFITELRSLKGEDEKLLRVKEEIAKVRIVLSAAKVDSYSKCKCILKLLYIEMMGYDVDLGYLQSVELISSSSYADKAVGYMGCEVLLHGHTDLLRLCINTTLEDMRGNEGVASLALNFVANTHSEEILERIGREVLGMLSLESPHVRKKLYMCLYRLHDMETGYGDEEWREIIGGIIEREQNVVCTMAVCSLASKVFGKSSNSYCSYLVALLWDRMNEGASAEYDYFTVSSPWLIIKVLGILSVMDARGDER, encoded by the coding sequence ATGGCTCCAAAGTACATTAGGGGCTTGGTCAACTTTATAACGGAGTTGCGTAGTCTCAAGGGCGAGGATGAGAAGCTCTTGAGGGTCAAGGAGGAGATTGCCAAGGTGCGCATTGTGCTTTCTGCGGCCAAGGTTGACAGCTACAGCAAGTGCAAATGCATTCTCAAGTTGCTCTACATTGAAATGATGGGTTATGACGTCGATTTGGGCTACTTGCAATCGGTGGAGCTCATTTCAAGTTCAAGCTACGCCGACAAGGCAGTTGGATACATGGGCTGCGAGGTCTTGCTTCATGGACACACCGACCTTTTAAGGCTCTGCATAAACACCACTCTGGAAGATATGCGAGGGAATGAAGGAGTTGCGAGTCTTGCCCTCAACTTTGTTGCCAACACCCACTCTGAGGAGATTCTCGAGAGGATTGGAAGGGAGGTGCTAGGGATGCTCTCACTAGAGTCTCCACATGTTAGAAAAAAGCTTTACATGTGCCTATATAGGCTGCATGATATGGAGACTGGGTACGGAGATGAAGAGTGGAGAGAGATTATCGGAGGTATCATTGAGAGGGAACAGAATGTTGTGTGCACCATGGCAGTGTGTTCCTTAGCATCCAAGGTGTTTGGCAAGTCCTCAAATTCCTACTGCAGTTATCTCGTCGCCCTACTCTGGGATCGGATGAATGAGGGAGCTTCCGCAGAGTACGACTATTTTACCGTATCGTCACCATGGTTGATTATAAAGGTCTTGGGGATTTTGTCTGTAATGGACGCTAGAGGAGATGAAAGGTAA
- a CDS encoding hypothetical protein (encoded by transcript BEWA_048320A), whose amino-acid sequence MNGVLTLSVENQCDDKTCSCVKSSPDPGIIAEKKPNTPVTGFTKCTHHLKSGGTFTLSGILNNGNQIRRGGTIRNSIDGVESVSVYYWNGNDKEPILLGVTTGGGSGTTTRYCRIKGNTLWGNGQVEGLTELEALDQQNCHNNNAVVFNLQNPTNPSMFYHTGNVSYCTRVTRNITESTLGQGSTPPGSDYTTRLYTIKDGDLNTKVSRVTYNGEPTDIPPINFPVDMIALYSYPSAINVPLMLEFKSTSNGTSRWFYSTNLNGTKWLETSGNSFYDSSGTIPQSSLSEKLDEVLCSQYSNVTINLTRTHSEQYAKYVDTGNDSKYCCGTHKGTGRISIISGEIKVNSINKTTSFFKHSISSGNLAGIYYNGGNGSRKRKNIKLHGSQFPISVKAVYAFYCGEDGPSLIHVDSTNSMARGWYKKEVGTEIWRWNSTLSVINSDDIDNGLTCAKWKRLKIVLTGCNCGSLQDCSDNSGTRDSEEKQLQQQEEEEIRKREGGTTALPAGAPGTPSGTNVGSGSSRSGSSSISYSQSSSQPPPEVTIDINNRSAIGQSIYGGNSSNVYVTPNSTTLDGFTESTHKAYGREGNYFAVKEFKYKNKIVEGLKGPMSKVSSVSVFYWTHLETEKHKERNRPLLVKVTQQNPTGGIVNEMHYENISTKPDENTQWKLWKGFPPKQDELRERLTLLNCDINHVVSIKVNQTKGFYCGHLNSHNPGRVNVEGVDEGSLGNYRAFEHKPTSGSTFHISRFTRGTAPIALDGLPTSVLDVKKVLVYFCGRSPLLLYIDSNDPKNAKQKWFKKPDNGTIWESTKGLDGKDEKSYTDIVGILDGLRSSCAPPSAIIDIYKRGTSTKIFYSHDSGSNRVLVTGVRDSPYGFTEYQHTISGRTTFSIKAFQHNGRSIVSDFSENMSKVTRVCVFYWTPLETTVYRDKGRPLLFKVVTQTPGRPTIEIYYENNGDTDNLKWKPWNNGVQDLSKKLHLLNCKLNNAVIVDVSQKSDSGISNYDACETTDNDNLDNYHGERMQVSEDSSTSSLGDYKVYKHILNNGDRRNFHIVNFHNNGVNINKVGSLPILDVEEVKVYFCSLDKKPLLLYYKVGESHNWYKNENPSSTTGLWVSAASKLSNTGSTDYRAIIWVLNTINSPCAPKEPTPAARGLDTGRELTTDSQTEPTEVLSTAKESESPPPKAEARAEARSPAAGTPQTSTFWESYDKSIPTVLTGVGVVSGSLTGFGWWAFKRSRGDPWVRQI is encoded by the coding sequence atgaacGGGGTATTAACACTAAGTGTAGAAAACCAATGTGATGATAAAACCTGTAGCTGTGTAAAATCTTCTCCGGATCCTGGAATTATTGCTGAAAAGAAGCCAAACACTCCGGTAACAGGATTTACCAAATGCACGCACCATCTTAAAAGCGGAGGAACCTTTACTCTAAGTGGAATTCTTAACAATGGAAACCAGAtaagaagaggaggaacAATAAGAAACTCCATAGATGGTGTTGAGAGCGTTTCTGTTTACTATTGGAATGGAAATGACAAAGAACCTATCCTACTTGGAGTTACCACTGGGGGTGGAAGTGGTACAACTACACGTTACTGTAGAATTAAAGGTAACACACTTTGGGGCAACGGTCAGGTTGAAGGTCTAACTGAGTTAGAGGCTCTAGATCAACAGAATTGTCACAATAATAATGCTGTTGTATTTAACCTACAGAATCCTACTAATCCATCTATGTTCTATCACACTGGCAACGTATCTTATTGTACAAGAGTAACCAGAAATATCACAGAATCGACGCTTGGACAAGGATCAACGCCCCCTGGAAGTGATTATACCACAAGACTTTACACCATTAAAGATGGTGATCTTAACACAAAAGTTTCCAGAGTTACTTACAACGGTGAACCTACTGATATACCTCCTATTAATTTTCCGGTCGATATGATAGCACTCTACTCGTATCCAAGTGCTATAAACGTGCCTTTAATGCTTGAGTTTAAATCAACAAGCAATGGAACATCTAGATGGTTTTATAGCACGAACCTCAATGGTACAAAATGGCTAGAAACTAGTGGTAATAGTTTCTATGACTCATCAGGTACTATTCCTCAATCTTCTCTTTCAGAAAAGCTGGATGAAGTGTTATGTTCTCAGTATAGCAATGTTACCATAAATCTTACCAGGACTCACTCTGAGCAATATGCCAAGTATGTTGACACTGGAAATGATAGCAAGTATTGTTGTGGTACTCATAAAGGCACTGGTAGAATCTCTATAATATCTGGAGAAATAAAAGTAAACAGTATTAATAAGACTActtcattcttcaaacATTCCATTTCTAGTGGAAACCTTGCTGGTATCTATTACAACGGTGGCAATGGCtcaaggaagaggaagaatataaaattacaCGGATCACAATTTCCAATCTCTGTAAAAGCTGTCTACGCTTTTTACTGTGGAGAAGATGGACCTTCACTCATTCACGTTGACAGCACTAATAGTATGGCCAGAGGTTGGTACAAGAAAGAAGTAGGTACCGAGATCTGGAGATGGAATTCTACACTAAGTGTTATAAATTCTGATGACATAGATAATGGACTTACTTGTGCGAAGTGGAAAAGGCTAAAAATAGTACTCACAGGATGTAATTGTGGTAGTTTACAAGATTGCTCTGATAATTCTGGGACGCGCGATTCCGAGGAAAAACAGCTTCAACAAcaggaggaagaagaaataagGAAACGAGAAGGGGGTACTACTGCTCTTCCTGCAGGTGCTCCTGGAACCCCGTCAGGTACTAATGTAGGTAGTGGTAGCAGTAGATCTGGATCTTCTAGTATTAGTTATAGTCAATCCTCATCTCAACCTCCACCTGAAGTaactatagacattaatAACAGATCGGCAATCGGACAGTCTATTTATGGAGGTAACTCTTCGAATGTATACGTAACTCCAAATTCTACTACTCTCGATGGTTTCACTGAGTCTACCCATAAGGCATATGGTAGAGAAGGCAATTATTTCGCTGTTAAAGAGTTCAAATATAAGAATAAGATTGTAGAAGGATTAAAAGGACCTATGAGTAAAGTTAGTAGTGTCTCAGTATTCTACTGGACCCATCTAGAGACTGAGAAACATAAGGAAAGAAATAGACCTTTACTGGTAAAAGTTACTCAGCAGAATCCTACCGGAGGAATAGTTAATGAGATGCACTATGAGAACATTAGTACTAAGCCTGATGAGAATACTCAGTGGAAGTTGTGGAAAGGATTTCCTCCAAAACAGGATGAGCTAAGAGAAAGGCTGACTCTCCTGAATTGTGATATAAACCACGTTGTAAGTATAAAGGTCAATCAGACTAAAGGATTTTATTGTGGTCATCTTAATAGTCATAATCCTGGAAGAGTCAATGTTGAGGGGGTGGATGAAGGTAGTCTCGGAAACTACAGAGCCTTTGAACACAAACCAACCTCAGGGAGTACATTCCATATATCTAGATTCACTAGGGGAACTGCCCCTATAGCACTTGATGGTCTGCCTACATCTGTTCTAGATGTTAAAAAGGTTCTTGTCTACTTCTGTGGTAGGAGTCCCCTCTTGCTTTACATAGACTCTAATGACCCCAAGAATGCTAAGCAAAAGTGGTTTAAGAAGCCAGATAATGGTACTATTTGGGAGTCAACTAAAGGTTtagatggtaaagatgaaaagagtTATACAGACATAGTAGGAATTCTTGACGGATTAAGGAGTAGTTGCGCTCCACCATCTGCaattatagacatttataAGAGAGGGACTTctacaaaaatattttattcacATGATAGTGGGTCTAATAGGGTTCTTGTAACAGGCGTTAGGGACAGTCCTTATGGTTTTACTGAGTATCAGCATACTATTTCTGGAAGGACTACCTTTAGTATCAAGGCTTTCCAACATAATGGAAGATCTATTGTAAGTGATTTTAGTGAAAATATGAGTAAAGTTACTCGGGTTTGTGTCTTCTATTGGACCCCTCTGGAGACTACGGTATATAGGGACAAGGGTAGACCCCTTCTTTTCAAGGTTGTTACTCAAACCCCTGGTAGACCCACTATAGAAATTtattatgaaaataatggtGATACGGATAATCTGAAGTGGAAGCCCTGGAATAATGGAGTCCAGGATCTGAGCAAGAAACTTCACCTCCTTAACTGCAAACTAAACAACGCAGTGATCGTAGACGTTAGTCAGAAGTCGGATAGTGGAATTTCGAACTATGATGCTTGTGAAACAACTGATAATGATAATCTGGATAATTATCACGGTGAAAGAATGCAAGTTTCTGAAGATTCATCTACTTCTAGTCTTGGAGACTACAAGGTCTATAAGCACATTCTAAACAATGGTGATAGAAGAAATTTTCACATAGTAAATTTCCATAATAATGGAgtaaatataaacaaagTAGGATCTCTACCCATTCTGGATGTTGAAGAAGTTAAAGTCTACTTTTGTTCTCTAGATAAGAAGCCTCTACTCTTGTACTACAAGGTTGGTGAAAGTCATaactggtacaagaatgagaatccTAGCAGTACCACTGGATTGTGGGTATCTGCAGCATCCAAATTATCCAATACTGGATCCACCGACTACAGAGCAATCATCTGGGTACTTAACACTATTAATAGTCCCTGTGCTCCCAAAGAACCTACTCCTGCTGCTCGAGGCCTTGATACTGGTCGTGAACTTACTACTGATTCTCAAACTGAACCTACTGAAGTTCTCTCTACTgctaaagaatctgaatCTCCTCCTCCTAAAGCTGAAGCTCGTGCTGAAGCCCGTTCTCCTGCTGCTGGAACTCCTCAAACCTCTACATTTTGGGAATCTTATGACAAATCTATCCCTACTGTCCTGACTGGAGTTGGTGTTGTAtctggttctcttactggatttggttggtgggcatttaaacgttctagaggagatccttgggttagacagatttga